In the Arthrobacter sp. 31Y genome, one interval contains:
- a CDS encoding phosphoenolpyruvate carboxykinase (GTP), with protein sequence MGDLARLPLLEKAPTTHARLLAWVEEVAELTQPDRIHWVDGSEAENKKLTDELVEAGTLQRLNPETFPNSFAAFSDPADVARVEEQTFICSENERDAGFTNNWMAPAEMKQKLRGLFAGSMRGRTMYVIPFVMGHLDAEDPKFGVEITDSAYVVASMRIMARIGTDVLDRITQTDAFFVPALHSLGAPLEAGQADVAWPCNTDKWIVHFPEERSIWSFGSGYGGNALLGKKCYALRIASVMARDEGWLAEHMLILKLTSPEQKTYYVSAAFPSACGKTNLALLDPTIKGWKVETLGDDITWMRFGKEGELRAVNPEAGLFGVAPGTGWGTNPNAMRAIAKGNSIFTNVALTDDGGVWWEGMTEETPAHLTDWRGESWTPDSDAPAAHPNSRFCTPIDQIDMLAEEYFSPDGVELSAILFGGRRKTTIPLVTEARNWSNGIFMGSTLSSETTAAAAGAVGVVRRDPMAMLPFIGYDAGDYLNHWVNLSAKANPERLPKIFLVNWFRRTAEGGFAWPGFGDNARVLKWAIERLEGKADAVETPIGFVPTGESIDLEGLDMTPAEVESAVRVDPEEWATELASIEEWFANFGESLPAALQSELDGLKTRLG encoded by the coding sequence ATGGGCGATCTGGCGCGACTGCCGCTGCTTGAGAAGGCACCTACTACGCATGCACGCCTGCTGGCCTGGGTTGAGGAAGTTGCCGAGCTGACTCAGCCGGACCGCATCCACTGGGTTGATGGCAGCGAAGCAGAAAACAAGAAGCTGACGGACGAGCTGGTTGAGGCCGGCACGCTTCAGCGGCTGAACCCGGAGACGTTCCCGAATTCCTTCGCGGCGTTCTCCGACCCCGCTGACGTTGCCCGTGTGGAAGAGCAGACATTCATCTGCTCCGAGAACGAGCGCGACGCAGGCTTCACCAACAACTGGATGGCTCCGGCCGAGATGAAGCAGAAGCTGCGCGGACTGTTCGCCGGCTCCATGCGCGGCCGCACCATGTACGTCATTCCGTTCGTCATGGGCCACCTGGATGCTGAAGATCCCAAGTTTGGCGTCGAGATCACCGACTCCGCCTACGTTGTTGCCTCCATGCGCATCATGGCCCGCATCGGTACAGACGTTCTTGACCGCATCACGCAGACCGATGCTTTCTTCGTTCCGGCATTGCACTCGCTGGGCGCACCGCTCGAGGCCGGCCAGGCCGACGTCGCGTGGCCGTGCAACACCGACAAGTGGATTGTTCACTTCCCCGAAGAGCGCTCCATTTGGTCCTTCGGCTCCGGCTACGGCGGAAACGCCCTCCTGGGCAAGAAGTGCTACGCATTGCGCATCGCTTCGGTGATGGCACGCGACGAGGGCTGGCTTGCCGAGCACATGCTCATTCTCAAGCTGACCTCCCCCGAGCAGAAGACTTACTACGTCTCCGCTGCCTTCCCGTCCGCTTGCGGCAAGACCAACCTCGCGTTGCTCGACCCCACCATCAAGGGCTGGAAGGTTGAGACCCTTGGAGATGACATCACCTGGATGCGCTTCGGCAAGGAAGGCGAGCTCCGCGCCGTCAACCCTGAGGCAGGCCTCTTCGGCGTCGCACCTGGCACCGGTTGGGGCACCAACCCCAACGCCATGCGTGCCATCGCCAAGGGCAACAGCATCTTCACCAACGTCGCATTGACTGATGACGGTGGCGTCTGGTGGGAAGGTATGACCGAGGAAACTCCGGCGCACCTGACCGACTGGCGCGGTGAGTCCTGGACTCCGGACTCGGACGCCCCGGCTGCACACCCGAACTCCCGCTTCTGCACGCCGATCGACCAGATCGACATGCTGGCCGAGGAGTACTTCAGCCCGGACGGCGTGGAACTTTCCGCGATCCTGTTCGGTGGCCGCCGCAAGACCACCATCCCGCTGGTCACCGAGGCACGCAACTGGTCCAATGGCATCTTCATGGGTTCCACGCTGTCTTCGGAAACCACGGCTGCTGCCGCTGGTGCCGTTGGCGTGGTCCGCCGCGATCCCATGGCAATGCTTCCGTTCATCGGTTACGACGCCGGCGACTACCTGAACCACTGGGTGAACCTGTCCGCCAAGGCAAACCCGGAGCGTCTGCCCAAGATCTTCCTGGTCAACTGGTTCCGTCGCACGGCTGAAGGTGGCTTCGCCTGGCCTGGCTTCGGGGACAACGCCCGTGTTCTCAAGTGGGCCATCGAGCGGCTTGAAGGCAAGGCCGACGCGGTGGAAACCCCCATCGGTTTCGTACCGACAGGTGAATCCATCGACCTTGAGGGCCTGGACATGACTCCGGCCGAGGTTGAGTCGGCTGTTCGCGTCGACCCTGAGGAATGGGCAACCGAGCTGGCGTCCATCGAGGAATGGTTCGCCAACTTCGGCGAATCACTCCCGGCGGCACTCCAGTCCGAGCTGGACGGTCTCAAGACCCGTCTGGGCTAG
- a CDS encoding globin domain-containing protein gives MLSEKSRPIIEATLPLVGSRIGTITVDFYNRLFTAHPELLDGLFSRSNQRSGDQQRALAGSIAAFATHLINNPGTLPEKVLSRIAHKHASLGISEDQYGVVYEHLFAAIAADLAEVITPEIAEAWTEVYWLMADALIKLEKDLYASQSNGKMWMPWRVTAKDPAGTDAMTFTLEPADDTPVTAAKPGQYVSVKVQLPDGLRQVRQYSLSGDTGTSRVFTTKLNDGGEVSTALHTGVEPGHVLEISNPYGEISLKEGDGPVILASAGIGCTPAASILRALAQTDTGRKVMVLHAEKTMENWALSGQMTADAAKINADLKLWLETPHASASHGFMSLREVDLPADASLYLCGPLPFMKKIRDEAIDAGIPATRIHYEVFGPDVWLAN, from the coding sequence ATGCTCTCGGAAAAGTCCCGCCCCATCATCGAAGCCACGTTGCCCTTGGTGGGTTCACGGATCGGCACGATCACCGTCGACTTCTACAATCGACTTTTCACCGCGCACCCCGAGTTGCTCGACGGACTCTTCAGCCGCTCCAACCAGCGCTCCGGGGATCAGCAGCGGGCCTTGGCCGGGAGCATCGCAGCATTCGCCACCCACTTGATCAACAACCCGGGAACCCTCCCGGAGAAAGTCCTGTCCCGCATTGCGCACAAGCATGCTTCCCTCGGAATCAGCGAGGATCAGTACGGAGTTGTCTACGAGCACCTCTTCGCAGCTATCGCCGCTGACTTGGCCGAGGTCATCACTCCGGAAATCGCCGAAGCATGGACAGAGGTCTACTGGCTCATGGCCGATGCCCTGATCAAGCTCGAGAAGGACCTCTACGCTTCACAATCGAACGGCAAGATGTGGATGCCGTGGCGGGTCACAGCCAAGGATCCGGCGGGCACGGACGCCATGACCTTCACTCTGGAGCCGGCTGACGACACCCCTGTCACAGCAGCAAAGCCGGGTCAGTATGTGAGCGTAAAAGTCCAGCTCCCCGACGGCCTCCGCCAAGTTCGCCAGTATTCGCTGTCCGGTGACACCGGCACCAGCAGGGTCTTTACTACCAAGCTGAACGACGGCGGTGAGGTGTCCACCGCCCTCCATACCGGCGTCGAACCTGGCCACGTCCTTGAGATCTCGAACCCTTACGGCGAAATTTCCCTCAAAGAGGGAGATGGCCCGGTCATCCTGGCATCGGCGGGCATTGGCTGCACTCCCGCGGCGTCCATCCTGCGGGCGCTCGCGCAGACAGATACCGGCCGGAAGGTCATGGTGCTTCACGCTGAGAAAACCATGGAGAACTGGGCACTCAGCGGTCAGATGACGGCGGACGCCGCGAAAATCAACGCCGATCTGAAGCTCTGGCTTGAAACCCCGCACGCCTCTGCCAGCCACGGTTTCATGTCGTTGCGCGAAGTGGACCTGCCCGCCGACGCCTCGCTTTATCTTTGCGGTCCCCTCCCTTTCATGAAGAAGATCCGCGACGAAGCCATCGACGCCGGGATTCCGGCCACACGTATTCACTACGAGGTGTTCGGCCCGGACGTTTGGCTCGCCAACTAG
- a CDS encoding RrF2 family transcriptional regulator: MKINAFADVSLRAIMVLAAAPEGILLTTQAVADAVGTPYNHVSKAMVRLRALGYIDVERGRLGGSRLNETGRRATVGEVLRHLDSRQDPAECQSPTKNCPLINECGLRHAMNRAREAFYTELDSVVIAALPHARQMNPVFQSIGLRPEFRTPAQA, encoded by the coding sequence ATGAAAATCAATGCCTTCGCAGATGTCAGCCTCCGCGCCATCATGGTGTTGGCTGCGGCTCCCGAAGGCATACTGCTGACTACGCAAGCGGTGGCCGATGCTGTGGGAACGCCCTATAACCATGTGAGCAAGGCAATGGTCCGCTTGCGTGCGCTGGGTTACATCGATGTTGAACGGGGACGGCTCGGCGGTTCCCGGCTCAATGAAACCGGGCGCAGGGCCACGGTTGGGGAAGTCCTTCGACACTTGGACAGCCGCCAAGACCCAGCGGAGTGCCAATCTCCTACAAAGAACTGCCCGCTCATCAACGAGTGCGGCCTGCGACATGCGATGAACCGGGCCCGGGAAGCCTTCTACACCGAACTCGATTCCGTGGTTATCGCCGCGCTCCCCCATGCACGCCAGATGAACCCGGTGTTCCAGTCCATCGGGCTGCGGCCGGAGTTCAGGACACCAGCACAGGCGTAG
- a CDS encoding RecQ family ATP-dependent DNA helicase, with protein sequence MANNSPIAAVSVQSPTHQQALAVLRELVGHPEAQFHDGQYEAIEALVDAGRRALVVQRTGWGKSAVYFVASLLLRRRGAGPTLIVSPLLALMRDQVAAAARAGVRAVAINSANALEWDTVLAQLAADEVDVLLVSPERLTNPSFRENQLPELIRRTGLLVIDEAHCISDWGHDFRPDYRRIADLIAQLPDSVPVLATTATANSRVVHDIEEQLGAGVLTIRGALGRESLRLGVLTLPDSRDRLGWLLTHLANMPGSGIIYTLTVSAAEDTARLLSEAGHNVLSYTGRTDPADRERAEQLLKDNQVKALVATSALGMGFDKPDLGFVIHLGAPSSPVAYYQQVGRAGRGAANADVLLLPGSEDREIWQYFATASMPSAEKADAVLSVLGEAGSALSTVALEARVDLRRTPLELLLKVLAVDGAVERVGGGWRSTGTPWNYDAERYARIAEARVDEQDSMVIYQDTAGCRMEFITSVLDDETAAACGRCDNCAGRWFPADVAASAADAAGQTLRRAGIAIEPRLQWPSGMDRLGVAVKGKIKPDESVSEGRILARLTDLGWGGALRELFAAGAPDRAVDPAMLQACVQVLREWSGAEGGTPWSGVGRPAAVVSIPSRSKPQLVESLAQGIAGIGRMPYLGQLQPQHGGPTGARGGNSAYRLAGVWDRLVVGPELVQALAGTGGQPVLLVDDLIDSRWTMTVSARALRQAGVSAVLPLALAQAG encoded by the coding sequence ATGGCCAATAACTCCCCAATCGCTGCCGTTTCCGTGCAATCACCTACCCATCAGCAGGCGCTGGCGGTCCTTCGCGAGTTGGTGGGGCACCCCGAAGCGCAGTTCCATGACGGGCAGTATGAAGCCATCGAGGCCTTGGTGGACGCCGGCCGTCGCGCCCTGGTTGTCCAGCGCACCGGTTGGGGCAAATCAGCGGTTTACTTCGTAGCTTCATTGCTGCTGCGTCGGCGGGGCGCCGGGCCAACGCTCATTGTGTCGCCTTTGCTTGCCCTCATGCGTGATCAAGTGGCCGCGGCTGCCCGGGCAGGGGTGCGGGCTGTCGCCATCAACTCCGCAAACGCCCTGGAATGGGACACGGTCCTGGCACAGTTGGCCGCAGACGAGGTAGATGTTCTTCTGGTCTCGCCGGAACGGCTCACCAACCCTTCCTTCAGGGAGAACCAGCTCCCGGAGCTCATTCGTCGGACCGGACTGCTGGTGATCGACGAGGCTCACTGTATTTCGGACTGGGGACACGACTTCCGCCCTGATTACCGCCGCATTGCGGACCTCATTGCCCAGTTGCCGGACTCTGTCCCCGTCCTGGCCACCACAGCAACCGCCAACTCCAGGGTGGTTCACGACATCGAGGAACAGCTGGGCGCGGGAGTGCTGACCATCCGTGGCGCGCTGGGTCGCGAGTCATTGCGGCTCGGTGTCCTGACGCTGCCCGATTCCCGGGATCGCCTCGGATGGCTGTTGACACACCTTGCAAACATGCCCGGCAGCGGCATCATCTACACCCTCACTGTCTCGGCGGCGGAGGACACTGCGCGGCTACTTTCGGAGGCCGGGCACAACGTCCTGTCCTACACGGGACGGACGGACCCCGCAGACCGGGAGCGCGCTGAACAACTTCTCAAGGACAACCAGGTGAAAGCCCTTGTGGCCACATCAGCACTGGGTATGGGCTTCGACAAACCGGACCTGGGGTTTGTGATCCACCTGGGAGCTCCGTCGTCTCCGGTTGCGTACTATCAGCAGGTTGGGCGTGCAGGCCGTGGAGCAGCCAATGCGGATGTCCTGCTGCTTCCGGGATCCGAGGACCGCGAAATCTGGCAGTACTTCGCCACGGCATCCATGCCCTCGGCCGAGAAAGCCGACGCCGTGCTGAGCGTGCTGGGGGAGGCCGGGTCGGCTCTTTCCACTGTTGCGCTGGAAGCCCGCGTAGATCTTCGCCGCACACCGCTGGAGTTGCTCCTCAAAGTCCTGGCGGTTGATGGTGCCGTCGAACGAGTTGGGGGCGGTTGGCGGTCAACCGGCACGCCGTGGAATTACGACGCCGAGCGCTACGCACGCATCGCCGAGGCCCGAGTGGACGAGCAGGATTCCATGGTGATCTACCAGGACACGGCCGGGTGCCGCATGGAGTTCATCACCTCCGTCCTGGATGACGAAACAGCAGCCGCTTGCGGACGCTGCGACAACTGCGCCGGGCGATGGTTCCCTGCGGATGTGGCGGCTTCGGCAGCCGATGCCGCGGGACAAACCCTCAGGCGCGCAGGCATAGCCATTGAGCCGCGCCTTCAGTGGCCCAGCGGCATGGACCGGCTGGGTGTGGCGGTCAAGGGAAAGATCAAGCCGGATGAGAGCGTCTCCGAAGGGCGGATCCTTGCCAGGCTCACCGATTTGGGTTGGGGCGGTGCCCTGAGGGAGTTGTTCGCCGCAGGGGCTCCGGACCGTGCCGTGGATCCTGCCATGCTGCAGGCCTGTGTCCAAGTTCTGCGCGAGTGGTCGGGCGCCGAAGGAGGAACACCGTGGAGCGGCGTCGGACGCCCAGCGGCAGTTGTCAGCATCCCGTCCCGGAGCAAGCCCCAACTGGTGGAGTCCTTGGCCCAGGGAATTGCCGGAATAGGACGGATGCCTTATCTGGGACAGTTGCAGCCCCAACACGGAGGGCCAACCGGTGCCCGTGGAGGCAACAGCGCTTACAGGTTGGCCGGTGTGTGGGACCGCCTCGTTGTGGGACCCGAGCTTGTCCAGGCGTTGGCTGGTACGGGAGGGCAGCCCGTATTGCTGGTGGACGACCTCATTGACAGCCGCTGGACCATGACCGTATCTGCCCGGGCCTTGCGTCAAGCTGGTGTGAGCGCCGTGCTGCCGTTGGCGCTGGCTCAGGCGGGCTAG
- a CDS encoding ABC transporter permease — protein sequence MVTILRLLGRRLAALPLMILGITLLVFLVLQAAPGDQASSALGDGASEEAKQQYRQDNGLNDPLVLQYFRFLGKLLQFDLGVTTPPAKSVASMIGSAFPLTLQLTFLGVLIAIVLSLAFGILGALYRDKWQDQLVRVFSIAAIATPSFWLGILLIQWFALGENPMFPSGGIATPESGFGGWLNSMALPALALGIPVSASLIRVVRTSMVEELDRDYVRTAIGNGVPYREVVSKNVLRNALVTPVTVLGLRVGYLLGGAVVIEMIFALPGMGQLILNGITNLDVNLVQGVVLTISVTFVLVNIVVDLLYLLINPRIRTV from the coding sequence TTGGTCACGATATTGCGTCTGCTTGGTCGCAGACTTGCAGCATTGCCATTGATGATCCTGGGCATCACGTTGCTCGTCTTCCTCGTCCTGCAGGCCGCTCCCGGCGATCAGGCAAGCTCCGCCCTCGGTGACGGCGCCAGCGAAGAAGCCAAGCAGCAGTACCGCCAGGACAATGGCCTGAACGATCCCCTGGTCCTGCAGTACTTCCGATTCCTCGGCAAGCTCCTGCAGTTCGACCTCGGCGTCACAACCCCACCGGCCAAGTCGGTGGCGTCCATGATCGGCTCGGCGTTCCCCCTGACGCTGCAGCTCACCTTCCTTGGCGTCCTCATTGCGATCGTGCTTTCCCTGGCGTTCGGCATTCTGGGAGCCCTGTACCGCGACAAATGGCAGGACCAGTTGGTTCGTGTCTTCTCCATCGCCGCGATCGCCACGCCGTCGTTCTGGCTCGGCATCCTGCTCATCCAGTGGTTCGCCCTCGGTGAGAACCCGATGTTCCCCTCAGGCGGAATTGCGACGCCGGAATCCGGCTTTGGCGGTTGGCTCAACTCGATGGCCCTCCCGGCACTCGCCCTCGGCATCCCCGTGTCAGCATCGCTGATCCGCGTGGTCCGCACCTCGATGGTGGAAGAACTGGACCGCGACTATGTCCGGACCGCCATCGGCAACGGTGTCCCCTACCGCGAGGTGGTCTCCAAGAACGTCCTCCGCAACGCGCTCGTCACCCCGGTGACCGTACTGGGACTCCGCGTCGGCTACTTGCTGGGTGGCGCCGTCGTGATTGAAATGATCTTCGCCCTGCCCGGCATGGGCCAGCTGATCCTCAACGGCATCACCAACCTGGACGTCAACCTGGTCCAGGGCGTGGTTCTCACCATCTCGGTCACCTTTGTTCTGGTGAACATCGTGGTGGACCTCCTTTACCTGCTCATCAACCCCCGAATCAGGACGGTATAG
- a CDS encoding ABC transporter substrate-binding protein encodes MSKTIQSLPLVNDASRRNFLKLSGAVGAAAAFTATLSACGGAASTTTGTTTNTAAVNKDLTIEAGISYALSTGFDPLSSSGATPMAANLHIFEGLIELHPATRQPYNALAATDPKKVNDTTYQVTIRDGATFHDGSPVTTEDVAFSFTRVMDPANKSLFSQFIPFIQDVKPLDAKTVEFTLKYAFPGFGPRISVVKIVPKALATDLKAFDASPVGSGPYKLISAVKDDKIVFEAFAAYNGPKPALAKGMTWLLLSDAAARVTAVQSGRVQAIEDVPYLDVDGLKSKVKVESVQSFGLLFLMFNCAKAPFDNKLVRQALHYGMDKESIIKKALFGNAKAATSYFQEGHPDYVKAKNVYGFDTSKAEDLLKQAGVTNLEFELLTTDTAWVKDVAPLILESWNKIPGVKVTVKSLQSGALYSDRVGKGDFSVVAAPGDPSVFGNDADLLLSWFYSGATWMDKRAFWTTPERTKLQELMNKGSQASGDDAKKIVGEIVDMVSDEVPLYPIFHRQLPSAWDEKKLNGFQPLPTTGLSFIDVGRTA; translated from the coding sequence ATGAGCAAGACGATCCAAAGCCTGCCGCTGGTCAACGACGCCAGCCGCCGGAACTTCCTGAAGCTAAGCGGCGCAGTTGGTGCAGCAGCCGCCTTCACGGCAACCCTTTCCGCGTGCGGCGGCGCTGCCAGCACCACCACGGGTACAACCACCAACACGGCGGCCGTCAACAAGGACCTCACCATTGAGGCCGGTATCTCCTACGCGTTGTCCACCGGATTCGATCCCCTGAGCTCCTCCGGAGCCACCCCGATGGCAGCCAACCTCCACATCTTCGAAGGCCTCATCGAGCTCCACCCCGCCACCCGCCAGCCATACAACGCACTGGCAGCAACGGATCCCAAGAAGGTCAACGACACCACGTACCAGGTGACCATCCGCGACGGTGCCACGTTCCACGACGGTTCCCCCGTCACCACCGAGGACGTCGCCTTCTCCTTCACCCGCGTGATGGACCCTGCCAACAAGTCCCTGTTCTCCCAGTTCATCCCCTTCATCCAGGACGTCAAGCCCTTGGACGCGAAGACGGTGGAGTTCACCCTTAAGTACGCCTTCCCGGGCTTCGGCCCTCGCATCTCCGTGGTGAAGATCGTTCCGAAGGCACTCGCCACAGATCTGAAGGCCTTCGACGCTTCACCGGTGGGCTCGGGTCCGTACAAGCTGATCTCGGCAGTCAAGGACGACAAGATCGTCTTCGAAGCGTTCGCCGCCTACAACGGTCCCAAGCCGGCACTGGCCAAGGGCATGACCTGGCTGCTGCTCTCCGACGCGGCAGCCCGCGTCACCGCAGTCCAGTCCGGCCGCGTTCAGGCGATCGAAGACGTTCCCTACCTGGACGTCGACGGTCTGAAGTCCAAGGTCAAGGTTGAATCCGTCCAGTCCTTCGGCCTGCTGTTCCTCATGTTCAACTGTGCCAAGGCCCCGTTCGACAACAAGCTGGTCCGTCAGGCGCTCCACTACGGCATGGACAAAGAATCCATCATCAAGAAGGCACTGTTCGGCAACGCCAAGGCCGCCACGTCGTACTTCCAGGAAGGTCACCCGGACTACGTCAAGGCCAAGAACGTCTACGGCTTCGATACGTCCAAGGCAGAAGATCTTCTGAAGCAGGCCGGAGTCACCAACCTCGAGTTCGAACTCCTCACCACGGACACTGCCTGGGTCAAGGACGTTGCACCACTGATCCTCGAATCCTGGAACAAGATCCCTGGCGTTAAGGTCACCGTGAAGAGCCTCCAGTCCGGCGCTTTGTACAGCGACCGCGTGGGCAAGGGCGATTTCTCCGTGGTTGCAGCCCCGGGCGATCCGTCAGTCTTCGGCAACGATGCAGACCTGCTCCTGAGCTGGTTCTACTCGGGTGCAACCTGGATGGACAAGCGCGCCTTCTGGACCACTCCCGAGCGCACCAAACTGCAGGAGCTCATGAACAAGGGCTCCCAGGCATCCGGTGACGACGCCAAGAAGATCGTGGGCGAAATCGTGGACATGGTTTCCGATGAAGTGCCGCTCTACCCCATCTTCCACCGCCAACTCCCCAGCGCCTGGGATGAGAAGAAGCTCAACGGCTTCCAGCCCCTTCCCACTACCGGCCTGTCGTTCATCGACGTCGGACGAACTGCCTAA
- a CDS encoding phosphomannomutase/phosphoglucomutase — protein MTSEQNKTFDLSASFKAYDVRGIVGETITAEIVEAVGAAFIDVLGLEGETVLVGGDMRPSSPEFSQAFANGAATRGANVQLLDLISTDELYYACGALNAAGATFTASHNPAAYNGIKMSKAGAQPISSESGLKEIQALAEQYLNTGMIPAAATRGEIGVHDVLKDYSEYLRKLVDLSGSRPLKIVVDAGNGMAGLTTPAVLGDKLLPALPFDIVPLYFELDGSFPNHPANPLEPENLRDLQAAVVKHGADIGLAFDGDADRCFVIDEKGESVSPSAITGMVARREIARAQAAGEETPVIIHNLLTSKAVPELVAKDGGRAVRTRVGHSFIKAVMAEEGAVFGGEHSAHFYFRDFWNADTGMLAAMHVLAALGEQDGPLSELGRQYEPYVSSGEINSEIEDKAGAVERVRVDFETEDIDIDHMDGSTFTARDGSWWFNLRPSNTEPFLRLNAEAKDQATMEKIRDRVLALVRA, from the coding sequence GTGACTAGCGAGCAGAACAAGACATTCGACCTCTCGGCTTCCTTCAAGGCGTACGACGTCCGGGGCATCGTGGGTGAAACCATCACGGCTGAAATCGTCGAGGCCGTCGGCGCTGCCTTCATCGACGTCTTGGGCTTGGAAGGTGAAACGGTACTGGTTGGCGGCGACATGCGCCCCTCCTCCCCTGAGTTCAGCCAAGCCTTTGCCAACGGTGCCGCCACCCGTGGCGCGAACGTTCAGTTGCTGGACCTCATCTCAACCGACGAGCTTTACTACGCTTGCGGGGCCCTGAACGCTGCAGGCGCAACGTTTACCGCCAGTCACAACCCCGCCGCGTACAACGGGATCAAGATGTCCAAGGCCGGCGCTCAGCCCATCTCTTCGGAGAGCGGGCTCAAGGAAATTCAGGCCCTCGCTGAGCAGTACCTGAACACCGGCATGATCCCCGCGGCAGCCACCCGCGGCGAGATCGGCGTCCACGACGTCCTGAAGGACTACTCCGAGTACCTCCGGAAGCTCGTCGACCTTTCCGGCTCCCGCCCCCTGAAGATTGTGGTGGACGCTGGCAACGGCATGGCCGGGCTCACCACCCCCGCAGTCCTAGGCGACAAGCTCCTCCCAGCGCTGCCTTTCGACATCGTTCCCCTCTACTTCGAACTCGACGGTTCGTTCCCGAACCACCCGGCCAACCCCCTGGAGCCGGAAAACCTGCGCGACCTGCAGGCCGCCGTCGTCAAGCACGGCGCGGACATCGGCCTCGCATTCGACGGCGATGCGGACCGCTGCTTCGTCATTGACGAGAAGGGCGAGTCTGTTTCCCCGTCCGCGATCACCGGTATGGTGGCCCGGCGTGAAATCGCCCGCGCCCAGGCCGCAGGTGAAGAGACTCCGGTGATCATTCACAATCTCCTCACCTCCAAGGCCGTGCCCGAGCTCGTAGCCAAGGATGGCGGCCGTGCCGTACGGACGCGCGTTGGACACTCGTTCATCAAGGCTGTCATGGCAGAGGAAGGTGCCGTGTTCGGTGGGGAGCACTCAGCACACTTCTACTTCCGGGATTTCTGGAATGCTGACACCGGCATGCTTGCTGCCATGCACGTCCTCGCTGCGCTGGGTGAGCAGGACGGTCCGCTCTCAGAGCTCGGCCGCCAATACGAGCCCTACGTCTCCTCCGGTGAGATCAATTCCGAGATCGAAGACAAGGCCGGCGCTGTCGAACGCGTTCGCGTCGACTTCGAAACCGAAGACATCGACATCGACCACATGGACGGCAGCACGTTCACTGCCAGGGACGGCAGCTGGTGGTTCAACCTCCGCCCGTCCAACACTGAGCCCTTCCTGCGCCTGAATGCAGAAGCCAAGGACCAGGCGACCATGGAAAAGATCCGCGACCGCGTTCTGGCGCTGGTCCGGGCCTAG
- a CDS encoding FadR/GntR family transcriptional regulator, with protein sequence MTTSGVVPQARFSAQARLRALQSDIMELILERELEAGDPLPTESELSGALGVGRNTLRESLKVLQALGVIEIRHGFGMFVAPSNFDALADGLTFRGRLSLRHQGLEALQLVDVRQALESGLIGSSMDVMTKEQLASIEEAVKQMEELAAAGENFVAADAEFHRRLFEPLNNELLINLMGVFWKVYRKIHVEIGPGNEDLAKTAAMHRSIYAAVAAGDKVSASELLNRHFDGIRRRITEAVGE encoded by the coding sequence ATGACAACTTCCGGTGTGGTTCCGCAGGCGCGGTTCAGTGCACAGGCCCGGCTGCGTGCCCTGCAGTCGGACATTATGGAATTGATCCTTGAGCGCGAGCTCGAGGCAGGCGATCCATTGCCCACCGAGAGCGAGCTTTCCGGCGCACTCGGCGTGGGGCGCAACACCCTCCGCGAATCCCTCAAAGTTCTCCAGGCGCTTGGCGTCATTGAGATCCGGCACGGCTTCGGCATGTTCGTGGCGCCGAGCAACTTCGACGCCCTTGCCGACGGGTTGACCTTCCGCGGCCGTCTTTCGCTGCGTCATCAGGGACTTGAAGCTCTGCAGTTGGTGGACGTTCGCCAAGCCCTCGAATCCGGGCTGATTGGCTCCTCCATGGATGTCATGACCAAGGAACAGCTCGCCTCCATTGAAGAAGCCGTGAAGCAGATGGAAGAACTCGCTGCCGCTGGCGAAAACTTTGTTGCCGCGGACGCCGAGTTCCACCGCCGCCTTTTCGAGCCCCTCAACAACGAGCTCCTGATCAACCTGATGGGTGTCTTCTGGAAGGTCTACCGGAAAATCCATGTGGAGATCGGTCCTGGCAATGAGGACCTGGCAAAGACTGCCGCCATGCACCGGAGCATCTATGCCGCCGTCGCGGCCGGGGACAAAGTTTCGGCGTCCGAACTGCTTAACCGCCACTTCGACGGCATCCGTCGCCGTATTACTGAGGCGGTAGGGGAGTAG